One Ricinus communis isolate WT05 ecotype wild-type chromosome 7, ASM1957865v1, whole genome shotgun sequence genomic region harbors:
- the LOC8287593 gene encoding myb-related protein 308 isoform X1, protein MGRSPCCEKEHTNKGAWTKEEDERLINYIKLHGEGCWRSLPKAAGLLRCGKSCRLRWINYLRPDLKRGNFTEEEDELIINLHGLLGNKYIISFNELFINWVSLSFCLNILLFRYLFRWSLIAARLPGRTDNEIKNYWNTHIRRKLYNRGIDPQTHRPLNSTTSVATANSDTTTSATAALISSRKESTDMSNSSSVSQLLEIQNPLAPITNMKDCKSNIIKVGTDTSAEDSNCSSGVTMEEAYPKINLELSIGLPHHQSPQISSISFTEQKQRNQQHQHQLFAYLFSGSSTKSICLCCSLGFQNNKICSCSNSVIESWRHPNRS, encoded by the exons ATGGGCAGATCTCCTTGTTGTGAGAAAGAGCACACAAACAAAGGTGCATGGACGAAAGAGGAAGATGAGCGTCTCATTAACTACATTAAACTTCATGGTGAGGGTTGTTGGAGGTCTCTCCCCAAAGCTGCTG GTTTGCTAAGATGTGGCAAGAGTTGTAGGCTTAGGTGGATAAACTACCTTAGGCCGGATCTCAAGAGAGGAAACTTcacagaagaagaagatgaactCATCATCAACCTTCATGGCTTACTTGGAAACaagtatataatttctttcaatgaGCTTTTTATTAACTGGGTTTCTCttagtttttgtttaaatattttgcTTTTCCGATATCTCTTTAGATGGTCTCTTATTGCTGCTCGCCTACCTGGAAGAACTGACAATGAAATCAAGAACTACTGGAATACCCACATCAGAAGAAAGCTCTATAACCGTGGAATCGACCCTCAAACTCACCGTCCTCTCAACTCCACCACCAGTGTGGCCACCGCGAACAGTGACACGACCACCTCAGCCACTGCAGCACTTATCAGTAGCAGGAAGGAAAGCACTGATATGAGCAACAGCAGTAGTGTTTCTCAGTTATTAGAAATCCAAAACCCATTGGCACCAATTACTAACATGAAGGATTGCAAATCCAATATTATCAAGGTTGGTACAGATACGTCAGCTGAAGATTCAAACTGCAGCAGCGGTGTGACAATGGAAGAAGCATACCCAAAAATCAATCTTGAGCTATCTATAGGTCTTCCACATCATCAGTCTCCTCAGATTTCTTCTATAAGTTTTACCGAGCAGAAACAAAGAAACCAACAACATCAACACCAACTGTTTGCATATCTATTTTCTGGGTCATCTACTAAATCTATATGCCTGTGTTGCAGCTTAGGGTTtcagaataataaaatatgcagTTGCAGCAATAGTGTTATAGAGAGTTGGAGACATCCTAATCGCTCTTGA
- the LOC8287593 gene encoding myb-related protein 308 isoform X2 has translation MGRSPCCEKEHTNKGAWTKEEDERLINYIKLHGEGCWRSLPKAAGLLRCGKSCRLRWINYLRPDLKRGNFTEEEDELIINLHGLLGNKWSLIAARLPGRTDNEIKNYWNTHIRRKLYNRGIDPQTHRPLNSTTSVATANSDTTTSATAALISSRKESTDMSNSSSVSQLLEIQNPLAPITNMKDCKSNIIKVGTDTSAEDSNCSSGVTMEEAYPKINLELSIGLPHHQSPQISSISFTEQKQRNQQHQHQLFAYLFSGSSTKSICLCCSLGFQNNKICSCSNSVIESWRHPNRS, from the exons ATGGGCAGATCTCCTTGTTGTGAGAAAGAGCACACAAACAAAGGTGCATGGACGAAAGAGGAAGATGAGCGTCTCATTAACTACATTAAACTTCATGGTGAGGGTTGTTGGAGGTCTCTCCCCAAAGCTGCTG GTTTGCTAAGATGTGGCAAGAGTTGTAGGCTTAGGTGGATAAACTACCTTAGGCCGGATCTCAAGAGAGGAAACTTcacagaagaagaagatgaactCATCATCAACCTTCATGGCTTACTTGGAAACaa ATGGTCTCTTATTGCTGCTCGCCTACCTGGAAGAACTGACAATGAAATCAAGAACTACTGGAATACCCACATCAGAAGAAAGCTCTATAACCGTGGAATCGACCCTCAAACTCACCGTCCTCTCAACTCCACCACCAGTGTGGCCACCGCGAACAGTGACACGACCACCTCAGCCACTGCAGCACTTATCAGTAGCAGGAAGGAAAGCACTGATATGAGCAACAGCAGTAGTGTTTCTCAGTTATTAGAAATCCAAAACCCATTGGCACCAATTACTAACATGAAGGATTGCAAATCCAATATTATCAAGGTTGGTACAGATACGTCAGCTGAAGATTCAAACTGCAGCAGCGGTGTGACAATGGAAGAAGCATACCCAAAAATCAATCTTGAGCTATCTATAGGTCTTCCACATCATCAGTCTCCTCAGATTTCTTCTATAAGTTTTACCGAGCAGAAACAAAGAAACCAACAACATCAACACCAACTGTTTGCATATCTATTTTCTGGGTCATCTACTAAATCTATATGCCTGTGTTGCAGCTTAGGGTTtcagaataataaaatatgcagTTGCAGCAATAGTGTTATAGAGAGTTGGAGACATCCTAATCGCTCTTGA